The Palleronia sp. THAF1 genome window below encodes:
- a CDS encoding ABC transporter ATP-binding protein has translation MSAIVSVENLTKRYDGGVHALKEVNLQIERGEILALLGPNGAGKTTLISCICGINSISDGRVLVGGHDNVREYRKARSLIGLVPQEINLEPFETVMNTVRFSRGLFGKSGGADHIERVLKQLSLWDKKDAQVRALSGGMKRRVLIAKALAHEPEVLFLDEPSAGVDVSLRKEMWETVADLQSHGVTIILTTHYIEEAEAMADRIGIISQGEIKLVREKAALMAELGRKQFVMELSGSLDAVPQGLDDYDLSVAAGGKELVYTYDTRGDGTGITRLLSALAEKDIRVKDVRTEQSSLEEIFVDLVEGEGRA, from the coding sequence ATGTCTGCAATCGTATCCGTCGAGAACCTGACCAAACGCTACGATGGCGGGGTTCATGCGTTGAAAGAGGTCAACCTGCAGATCGAGCGGGGAGAGATCCTGGCCCTGCTTGGCCCCAACGGTGCAGGCAAGACGACGCTGATTTCCTGTATCTGCGGGATCAATTCGATTTCCGACGGGCGCGTGCTGGTCGGCGGGCACGACAACGTGCGCGAGTATCGCAAGGCGCGCTCTCTGATCGGTCTTGTGCCGCAAGAGATCAACCTTGAGCCATTCGAGACGGTCATGAACACGGTGCGCTTTTCGCGCGGGTTGTTCGGGAAGTCCGGTGGGGCGGACCATATCGAGCGCGTGCTGAAACAGCTTTCCCTGTGGGACAAGAAGGACGCGCAGGTGCGCGCGCTGTCGGGCGGGATGAAGCGGCGTGTTCTGATCGCGAAGGCGCTGGCGCATGAGCCGGAGGTGCTTTTCCTGGATGAGCCGTCCGCCGGAGTGGACGTGTCCTTGCGCAAAGAGATGTGGGAGACGGTGGCCGATCTGCAAAGTCACGGCGTCACGATCATCTTGACGACCCATTACATCGAAGAGGCCGAGGCCATGGCTGACCGCATCGGCATCATCAGCCAGGGTGAGATCAAGCTGGTGCGCGAGAAGGCCGCGCTGATGGCCGAACTGGGGCGCAAGCAGTTCGTCATGGAGCTGAGCGGCTCACTGGATGCCGTGCCGCAGGGGCTGGATGACTATGATCTTTCCGTGGCCGCAGGAGGCAAAGAATTGGTCTACACCTACGATACGCGCGGTGATGGCACCGGTATCACGCGATTGCTGAGTGCACTGGCCGAGAAGGACATCCGCGTGAAGGACGTGCGCACCGAACAGTCGAGCCTGGAAGAAATCTTCGTGGATCTCGTCGAAGGGGAGGGCCGGGCATGA
- a CDS encoding ABC transporter permease has translation MNLYAIWAIYRYEMARGLRTVTQTIVSPVLSTSLYFVVFGAAIGSRIQEVEGVSYGAFIVPGLIMLSVITQSISNASFGIYFPKFIGSIYEHLSAPASFLEITAGYVLAAATKSFFIGLIILITAFFFVDLTIEHPFWMLLFLVLTCLSFSLFGFIVGIWATNFEQLQLVPLLLIQPLIFLGGTFYSINMLPGVWAQISLFNPVVYLVSGFRWSFYGLSDVALGWSLLAIFGFFAACLLFVGWIFRTGWRIRD, from the coding sequence ATGAACCTTTATGCAATCTGGGCGATCTACCGCTACGAGATGGCGCGCGGCCTGCGCACCGTGACCCAGACCATCGTGTCACCGGTTCTGTCGACCTCGCTGTATTTCGTGGTCTTCGGCGCTGCCATCGGCAGCCGCATCCAGGAGGTCGAGGGCGTCAGCTATGGCGCCTTCATCGTACCCGGCCTGATCATGCTTTCGGTCATCACGCAGTCGATCAGCAACGCGTCCTTCGGCATCTACTTCCCGAAATTCATCGGCTCGATCTACGAACACCTCTCTGCGCCCGCCTCATTCTTGGAGATTACTGCGGGCTACGTCTTAGCAGCCGCGACCAAGTCTTTCTTCATCGGCCTGATCATCCTGATCACAGCCTTCTTCTTCGTGGACCTGACCATAGAACACCCGTTCTGGATGTTGCTGTTCCTTGTCCTGACCTGCCTGTCGTTCAGCCTGTTCGGCTTCATCGTCGGCATCTGGGCGACGAACTTCGAGCAGTTGCAGCTGGTGCCCCTGCTGCTGATCCAGCCGCTCATCTTCCTTGGTGGCACGTTCTACTCGATCAACATGCTGCCCGGCGTCTGGGCGCAGATCAGCCTGTTCAATCCGGTGGTCTATTTGGTGTCGGGCTTCCGCTGGTCGTTCTACGGATTGTCCGACGTGGCGCTGGGCTGGTCGCTGCTGGCCATCTTCGGCTTCTTTGCCGCCTGCCTGCTGTTCGTCGGCTGGATATTCCGCACCGGCTGGCGCATCCGCGACTAG
- a CDS encoding S49 family peptidase yields the protein MKHLIPFLNSDPLVAVIRLQGVIAAGSPARLNDLTLTPMIEKAFRRGKPKAVALLLNSPGGSPVQSSLIAARIRRLSAEKGVPVFAFIEDVAASGGYWLAAAADEIYADENSIVGSIGVISAGFGFDKAISRYGIERRVYTAGESKSMLDPFRPEQPDDVARLKELQEQIHDSFKNHVRARRGEKLGDADGLFTGEIWVGERARQVGLIDGIGHLVPMMKERFGKKTRFVTYKQKKPFLSRFGSAAIEQALGGLEDRAAYARFGL from the coding sequence ATGAAACATCTGATCCCGTTCCTGAACAGTGACCCGCTGGTCGCCGTCATTCGCCTGCAAGGTGTCATCGCGGCGGGCAGCCCCGCGCGGCTGAACGACCTGACCCTTACGCCCATGATCGAAAAGGCATTCCGGCGCGGGAAGCCGAAGGCGGTGGCATTGCTGCTGAACTCGCCCGGTGGATCTCCGGTTCAGTCGTCATTGATCGCCGCGCGCATCCGGCGGCTGAGTGCTGAAAAAGGCGTGCCGGTCTTCGCCTTTATCGAAGACGTCGCAGCCTCTGGCGGCTACTGGCTGGCGGCAGCGGCGGATGAAATCTACGCAGACGAGAACTCTATCGTGGGCTCCATCGGCGTGATCTCTGCGGGCTTCGGGTTCGATAAGGCGATCAGCCGCTACGGGATCGAGCGGCGCGTCTACACGGCGGGTGAGAGCAAGAGCATGCTCGACCCCTTCCGCCCCGAACAGCCGGACGACGTGGCGCGGCTAAAAGAGTTGCAAGAGCAGATCCACGACAGCTTCAAGAACCACGTCCGCGCCCGTCGCGGCGAAAAGCTGGGTGACGCCGATGGGCTATTTACCGGCGAAATCTGGGTGGGCGAGCGCGCCAGGCAGGTGGGCCTGATCGACGGGATCGGCCATCTGGTGCCGATGATGAAGGAGCGCTTCGGCAAGAAAACCCGCTTCGTGACCTACAAGCAGAAAAAGCCGTTCCTTTCGCGTTTCGGCAGCGCCGCCATCGAGCAGGCGCTGGGCGGACTCGAAGATCGCGCGGCCTATGCCCGGTTCGGCCTTTGA
- a CDS encoding calcium/sodium antiporter, giving the protein MTWALAILGLVVLVVAGDALVKGAVNLALRLGIPALIVSLTVVAFGTSAPEMLVSIDAVLSGVPGLALGNVVGSNTANVLLVLGLPALFFTLDTSVSEVRKTYLVMMAASVLFVALAFFGPFTWWNGLILLAVLAVILLEQAVEGMRTRIVPEDVEGADPNMAGWKVAAFLVVGLVGLPLGANLLIENARVIATEFGVSDAVIGLTLVAIGTSLPELATTLAAAKNNQSDVALGNVIGSNLFNLLAIIGVTALVGDVPVAESFLRVDLWVMLAASLVLAPFVFTRMKMGRIVGTLFCGLYVGYLIVVVMS; this is encoded by the coding sequence ATGACCTGGGCGCTGGCGATCCTTGGCTTGGTTGTGCTTGTGGTGGCGGGCGACGCATTGGTGAAGGGTGCCGTGAACTTGGCCCTGCGCCTTGGCATCCCCGCGCTGATCGTCTCGCTGACCGTGGTGGCCTTCGGCACTTCCGCGCCGGAAATGCTGGTGTCCATCGACGCGGTGCTGTCGGGCGTGCCGGGATTGGCGCTGGGCAACGTGGTCGGCTCGAACACCGCGAACGTGCTGTTGGTACTGGGTCTGCCGGCGCTGTTCTTCACGCTCGACACCAGCGTAAGCGAGGTGCGCAAGACCTATCTTGTGATGATGGCTGCATCGGTGCTGTTCGTAGCGCTGGCCTTTTTCGGCCCGTTCACATGGTGGAACGGTCTGATCCTGCTGGCCGTGCTGGCGGTGATCCTGCTGGAGCAGGCGGTCGAGGGGATGCGCACGCGCATCGTGCCAGAGGATGTGGAAGGCGCCGATCCGAACATGGCGGGTTGGAAGGTCGCGGCCTTCCTGGTCGTGGGCCTCGTAGGCCTGCCGCTGGGCGCGAACCTGTTGATCGAGAACGCGCGCGTCATCGCAACGGAGTTCGGCGTTTCGGATGCGGTCATTGGCCTGACGTTGGTGGCCATCGGTACTTCGCTGCCGGAATTGGCCACGACGCTGGCGGCGGCAAAGAACAACCAGTCGGACGTCGCGCTGGGCAACGTCATTGGCTCCAACCTGTTCAACCTGCTGGCCATCATTGGCGTGACCGCTCTGGTGGGTGACGTGCCCGTGGCGGAGTCATTCCTGCGGGTCGATCTGTGGGTGATGCTGGCCGCGTCTCTGGTGCTGGCGCCCTTCGTCTTCACACGAATGAAGATGGGCCGGATCGTCGGAACGCTCTTCTGTGGTCTCTACGTCGGGTACCTTATCGTCGTGGTGATGTCGTGA